The sequence ttcaatttaaaaaaaatgtgaaattAATTTCACATTTCTTCTTTGTGGGGTTTTGTGTGCAGGTTAAACTTGGAAGTCAGTgattcccaaaaaaaaaaaaatgacccTACCCCACTAATGTTATGATAATCTGGAACCTTTGGCACGCAAGAAAAAAGCTGTCACACGCTATACTGTTATTGTtccttcattattattattttttatttctatttctattttggttttccATTTTTTGTTTGTGCATCGGCTTCAGAAAGGGGATTAGTTTCTAAGGGCCCTGAAAAATTCAACCTGGAACACATGGGGTACCTCAATTCAGTTTTGACATCTTCAAGTCAGGTTCATGCAGCAGAAGATTCACCCGTGAGTGGTGGAGGACTCAGGTGAATACCTCATCTTTTGTTTAGATCTTTCTAGAATTTAAGAATTAGGTcactattctttttttttttttgtaactttTCATTGGTTGGTTTTAATGtttagttataattttttttgttgttattgttgttgctgcTTGACTGGTATTTAATGATATTTTGGTAGTCTCTgatgaatttttttgtttttggttaaTGTTATGTGTGTCCTTGGTTTTTCTAGTACTCCTTCTTGTGGTGCTATGAAGATTCGTAACTGTTATAATCATGTCTCACTAAGCAAATTTATTAGCCTTAGTTGATAAAGTACTGGTCAATATTTATTTCTCTTGAATACTGATTGTCCACTTCTTGCTTTTTTGCTTTAATAATTACTATTGGTTCATGTTCTTGAACTTGATTTTGTGTATCTTATCATCAACGAATTTTTTAGGGGGATAATGTTACAGTTGTTGTTCTGTGGAGATTGTTATTGTTACAGTAATCAATAATAATGGATATGTTTACTATATCACTATAGCTCAATGGTCATAGTTGGTTTCAATGATTTTGATGTAATCTGTTATGATTTGTATCTGCAGTCAGAATGGAAAATTCAGCTACGGGTATGCTAGCTCTCCGGGCAAGAGATCTTCGATGGAAGATTTTTATGAGACTAGAATTGATGGTGTGGATGGTGAAATCGTTGGCCTTTTCGGAGTTTTTGATGGTATGTTTAACCTTGTTCTCTCATATTCATTTCATTCTAAGTTCTAACCTTGCTGTCTTCATTCCTATTACCATTTTCCCCCTCAAAAGTTTGTTTCAGTCGAAATTAATTTTGCTTTGTGTTTAGTGTTTCAGTCCCTGGATTTTCCCTCTTCAAAATATTGGGAAATTAACTGTTCCATGTAACTTAATGGTGCACTATACAGATTCTTCTGTGCTTGTGCATTCGTACAAAATTCATAGCCGTTTCTTGTCGTTTTTCTGTCCTTTATTTTAAGCCATATCATCTTTATCTTTATGCATATAATTTCTTGGTTTTGTTCTAATCTCTTGGGTCCTTCTGTACATAAGTTACTGATATCACACCCTCTGATGGAAATCTCTATCAAAGTTTCTCTTCTATCTGTCTTTGTGCATAATTTCTTGATCCTTCACCGATGTCTTTTACTTGTTCTTGTATTCTTTATTGTGACTGTAGAACACTTGTTTATTTGTTATAGGAGCAATTACAGAGTCCAAAATGTTTCATTTTTTGACGATGGATATTATTTCTTTTCTAACATTTAAAGAATGTAGCATTTATTTCCTAGAGACTAAATATACAAGTTATAACATATGATGCTACCATTCTTTATCTACTAAAAACTTTAGAAGGTAGCTTTAACTCTGGTGTTTATAACTTTCAGGTCACGGTGGTGCTCGTGCTGCCGAGTATGTCAAACAACATCTATTTAGTAATTTGCTCAGACATCCAAAATTCATTTCCGACACTAAATCTGCAATAGGTCAGAGGAAAAAAATCAGCATAGCCTTCTTCTGGTGTTTTCTTAAAGTTTGCTAAATCCTGAGAATAACTGTTGTGTTCACTTGCAAAATTGTTCTTGTTTGCAGCTGATGCATATAACCACACAGACTCTGAATTTCTGAAATCAGAAAATAACCAAAACAGAGATGCTGGATCAACTGCTTCCACTGCCATTCTAGTTGGTGACCGTTTGCTCGTTGCTAATGTCGGGGACTCTAGAGCTGTTATATGCAGGGGTGGAAATGGTAAGAGTAATAATAATAGGTATTAGCTCCATATTCATGTATATATGTTCTTTTAGGATGTGTTTGGTAAGTGTCTCAGATGTAAGATACAGAAATACTATGTCCCTTTCTATTGTCTCGAGTTTTGGGATGGATAGAAAATATGACAAATTTTGTCTTAGGAAAGAAACAATTTGCTTGTGTTTTTGTATCTACCGTTCTCCAAATTGATGTGTCTGAGCTTCTCTGTATTTCTATCCTGAGACACTAGATTACAAGATTACATGCAATAGTGCACCTTTGTGGTAACATTTGTATGGTGTGTGGGCTCTTCATTTGCTTGTCGTAATTTTTTGTGCAAGAGAGAATCACTCCAACCTTCTTATATTAAatgattaattaaaatattttacttGTTTTACTTCTCTCATTTTTCCCTTTAGCCATAGCTGTTTCCCGAGATCACAAGCCGGACCAAACGGACGAGAGGCAAAGGATTGAAAATGCTGGTGGCTTTGTTATGTGGGCTGGTAAGGTCTTATTATAGTTAGCATTCATGAATTGATTTATAGATTCATATTGTTTATATCTTTGAAAACTTCACTTACAGGAACCTGGAGAGTTGGTGGCGTTCTTGCCGTTTCTCGTGCTTTCGGTGATAGACTTCTGAAACAGTATGTTGTTGCTGATCCAGAAATCCAGGTGTGCTTCGAATTCCAGTATTTCTTATATTCATAGTTTTATCTCTGTTCGTATCCATATACAGTGCATAACTTAGtgtaatatattatatatacggTTCACATCGAAAAGCATCCTGCCTGTAGATTGAATAAAGAAAATTCTGTTTCGAACAAGATTTGATGTTTCTGAAAAGAGTGTTGTGAATCTTTCAATCAATGTAAATATGCAAACATTTTTATAGTTCTTTAAGGAAAAGTGCTACTAACAATAAGAATCGTGTAATACAGATCTCTGCATAAAAAAATTGTCTCCCGACTGGTCTTTATCATCGCTACCTGGCTTTTAAACCTTGACCTCTGTTTGCCTCTCTATATTCTGGTTACTAATTTGTTTGTGATATTGCAGGAAGAAAAAGTTGATAGCTCTCTCGAGTTTCTTATCTTGGCCAGTGACGGGCTATGGGATGTTGTCTCCAACGAGGTTTGAAGTGATTTTCATTTCTTCTACCTTAACTCTCTTTGATTACTAGCACATTTCCATATGTTCTAAAACATATAAATGAGTTATATCAAGAAGCTACATAATTAGTTTTTGGTGCCATGTTGTGGGGAAGGTTAATATCTTCTCTTCCAAAGAATCAAATACCTACACCAATTAGATGAGAACCTACCAGAAATGATTTCATGTTAAAAACTACTATTTAAATTGGAGAGAAAGGTCTGAATCTATCTCTATCTACTCTTGGTTTTATTGCTATTGAGTTCTCTCTGCTGTAAAGGTAGGTTGACTTACAAAACCTAATGTTCAGGAAAATTAGTTGTCAGTTCGAGTAAAGAACAATACAAAGTGTGAATAAATAGGTGTAAATTTTTGTTATGTGTTAGCATGACTTAATTGAAAACAGACACACAGTGATGCCAATATGTCGATGCAACGTTACATAACTGAAATTCGCACTTACTTGAACTGTGATCATCGCATATCTGTATAACTGAATaccagttttttatttttttcaatttgtcTCAAATGGGTGTTTAAACCACCATGTTCAATTAACACAATTGTATCTGATAAAGACTTTGATATAACACCAAGA is a genomic window of Arachis ipaensis cultivar K30076 chromosome B06, Araip1.1, whole genome shotgun sequence containing:
- the LOC107605456 gene encoding probable protein phosphatase 2C 59, which translates into the protein MGYLNSVLTSSSQVHAAEDSPVSGGGLSQNGKFSYGYASSPGKRSSMEDFYETRIDGVDGEIVGLFGVFDGHGGARAAEYVKQHLFSNLLRHPKFISDTKSAIADAYNHTDSEFLKSENNQNRDAGSTASTAILVGDRLLVANVGDSRAVICRGGNAIAVSRDHKPDQTDERQRIENAGGFVMWAGTWRVGGVLAVSRAFGDRLLKQYVVADPEIQEEKVDSSLEFLILASDGLWDVVSNEEAVAMIKKIDDAEEAAKKLMQEAYQRGSSDNITCVVVRFLTNQGAASGTSSG